In Flagellatimonas centrodinii, a single window of DNA contains:
- the der gene encoding ribosome biogenesis GTPase Der encodes MSEAVNVQAPLPRLVLVGRPNVGKSTLFNRLTGTRAALVADFVGLTRDRQYGTGRHDDKSFVVIDTGGLMPESSEPLAALAEDQARLALAEADHVLFLVDGRVGRHPSDEAIGQFLRRLGKPVTLLVNKAEGQTRTAIGADFYALGLGEPRAISAQHGDGIGILLDELLQPFEQFPEAPPDADGRIRVAIVGRPNVGKSTLINRLLGEERMLAADLPGTTRDAIEVPFEVEGRAFTLIDTAGVRRRARVSEVIEKFSIAKTLDAIERAHVVIAVVDAHDDIGDQDARLIGMVAQRGRALLLAVNKWDGLDDGEREQVRYQVDLKLPFLDFAPLHYISARHGSGVGVLMREVVEVADATMKDLPTPALTRELEHAVARHSPPAVVGRRIKLRYAHQGGRNPIRIIVHGNQTDRVPNAYKRYLANHFREVFKLKGVPLLVEFKTGDNPFKHKVNVLTPRQVKKKKRLMARVKGRR; translated from the coding sequence ATGAGTGAAGCTGTAAACGTGCAGGCGCCGCTTCCGAGGCTGGTGCTGGTCGGCCGCCCCAATGTCGGCAAGTCAACGCTGTTCAACCGGTTGACCGGCACCCGCGCGGCGCTGGTCGCCGATTTTGTCGGTCTGACCCGCGACCGCCAGTACGGCACCGGTCGGCACGATGACAAGTCCTTTGTCGTGATTGATACCGGCGGCCTGATGCCGGAGTCGAGCGAGCCACTGGCCGCCCTTGCCGAAGACCAGGCGCGGCTGGCCTTGGCCGAAGCCGACCATGTGCTGTTCCTGGTCGACGGCCGGGTCGGACGCCACCCCAGTGACGAAGCCATTGGCCAGTTTCTGCGTCGGTTGGGCAAGCCGGTGACCTTGTTGGTCAACAAGGCAGAAGGCCAGACCCGCACCGCCATTGGCGCTGATTTCTATGCGCTCGGGCTTGGCGAGCCACGCGCCATTTCGGCACAGCATGGCGACGGCATCGGCATTCTCCTCGACGAATTGCTGCAGCCTTTTGAACAGTTCCCGGAAGCCCCGCCCGATGCTGACGGCCGGATTCGCGTCGCCATCGTCGGGCGCCCCAATGTCGGCAAATCGACCCTGATCAACCGTCTGCTCGGCGAAGAGCGGATGCTGGCGGCCGACCTTCCCGGCACCACGCGCGATGCCATCGAGGTGCCGTTCGAGGTCGAGGGTCGTGCTTTCACGCTCATCGACACCGCCGGGGTCCGGCGCCGGGCCCGCGTCAGCGAAGTCATCGAGAAGTTCTCGATCGCCAAAACCCTGGACGCGATCGAACGTGCCCATGTGGTGATCGCGGTGGTGGATGCCCATGACGATATCGGGGATCAGGATGCCCGTCTCATAGGCATGGTGGCCCAGCGCGGGCGTGCGCTACTGCTTGCGGTCAACAAGTGGGATGGCCTTGATGATGGTGAGCGTGAACAGGTCCGCTACCAGGTAGACCTGAAGCTGCCGTTTCTCGATTTCGCCCCGCTCCACTACATTTCCGCACGCCATGGTTCCGGCGTTGGCGTGTTGATGCGGGAAGTGGTGGAGGTGGCCGATGCAACCATGAAGGACCTGCCGACACCAGCGCTGACCCGGGAGCTGGAACATGCTGTCGCCCGTCATTCGCCGCCAGCGGTGGTCGGGCGCCGGATCAAACTGCGGTACGCCCATCAGGGTGGACGCAACCCGATCCGGATCATCGTCCATGGCAATCAGACTGACCGCGTGCCGAATGCCTACAAGCGCTACCTGGCGAATCATTTCCGCGAGGTGTTCAAGCTCAAGGGCGTGCCGCTGCTGGTCGAATTCAAGACCGGTGACAACCCGTTCAAGCACAAGGTCAATGTGCTGACGCCGCGCCAGGTGAAGAAAAAGAAGCGGCTGATGGCGCGCGTCAAGGGCCGTCGCTAG
- the bamB gene encoding outer membrane protein assembly factor BamB — protein MSRLFGVVIAALVLVACSGKDNVREPAELQDIASPAVKAERQWSRSVGHGDLFSRLQVASAPDALFVADQQGRVRALDAVNGKPVWEARTETRAIAGPAVAGEDVLIGTLDAEVIALARADGSERWRTKVSSEVMAAPVSTRDLAIVRTVDGRLHALSLEDGTRRWTFDRIVPNLTLRGLSPPLLHGGRLFVGMDNGRMVALNPATGEVLWEQVIAAPTGRSELERLADIDAALVADGAELYVASVGGEVACVDGETGQVLWRRSISSYSGMTLAADKVVVTDTDGRVWALDARTGAAAWKQEALLYRRLSAPVMLDGLLMTGDFDGYLHWLSPSTGEIVGRLRVGDSPLQGVPATLDGRVVVLNRDGRLASVGVQ, from the coding sequence ATGAGCCGCCTGTTTGGAGTCGTCATCGCGGCGTTGGTGCTGGTGGCCTGTTCCGGCAAGGACAATGTGCGAGAGCCGGCCGAACTGCAGGACATCGCCAGCCCGGCGGTAAAGGCAGAACGGCAGTGGTCGCGCTCCGTGGGGCACGGCGATCTGTTCTCGCGGTTGCAGGTGGCATCGGCGCCGGATGCACTGTTTGTCGCTGATCAACAAGGTCGGGTCAGGGCACTGGATGCGGTGAACGGAAAGCCGGTCTGGGAAGCCCGAACCGAGACGCGCGCCATCGCTGGGCCGGCCGTTGCCGGGGAGGACGTCTTGATCGGCACCCTCGACGCCGAAGTGATTGCCCTGGCGCGGGCCGATGGCAGCGAACGCTGGCGGACAAAAGTGTCGAGCGAGGTCATGGCTGCACCGGTCAGCACTCGCGATCTGGCGATCGTTCGCACGGTCGACGGTCGCCTTCATGCCCTGTCGTTGGAAGACGGGACCCGACGCTGGACCTTCGACCGCATCGTTCCCAACCTGACCTTGCGCGGGCTGTCACCACCGCTGTTGCATGGCGGGCGTCTGTTCGTGGGTATGGACAATGGCCGCATGGTTGCCCTGAATCCGGCGACCGGCGAAGTGCTGTGGGAGCAGGTGATTGCCGCGCCGACCGGTCGCAGCGAACTGGAACGACTCGCGGATATCGACGCTGCCCTGGTGGCCGACGGCGCTGAGCTCTATGTGGCCAGTGTCGGCGGCGAAGTGGCCTGTGTTGACGGCGAAACCGGGCAGGTCCTGTGGCGGCGGAGCATCTCCAGCTACAGTGGCATGACGCTGGCCGCCGACAAGGTGGTGGTGACCGATACCGATGGCCGGGTGTGGGCGCTTGATGCGCGGACCGGTGCCGCTGCCTGGAAGCAGGAGGCATTGCTGTATCGCCGCCTGTCCGCACCGGTGATGCTCGACGGTCTCCTGATGACTGGCGACTTCGATGGCTATCTGCATTGGCTGTCGCCGTCGACCGGCGAAATCGTCGGGCGCCTGCGGGTTGGCGACTCGCCGCTTCAGGGTGTTCCGGCGACGCTCGACGGCCGCGTCGTGGTGTTGAACCGCGACGGCCGCCTGGCCTCGGTCGGTGTGCAGTAA